Proteins from a genomic interval of Bradyrhizobium sp. CCGB01:
- a CDS encoding AsmA-like C-terminal region-containing protein yields MPARGASLPVDGCGPGGAQSYDGRLYREAMARNTSPQDYNRDFDRRGGQQEPQEWDDADWDPDQEAAAGHRARRLLSRSSSGFHRFGDGFGALRRWLGGGRWLKRLAIVVGALAVIFVGCFGALWWRLGAGPINLDIATPWLAAAIEDNIGHGNTVEVGGTQIERAGRVRIAVRIRDIIVRDHDHVIVATAPKAEVKLSGAGLLMGHLRAESLNLVDAELAIRIAPDGTVTVSAGDTAKPLATGVASKKDAGLPPTFPRNGVPPPPFATAPAGQDSSQAASQAAPPATAQSGILQGLDWLDSLSMTGLDGQNLNEIGLKNGNLIVDDQQRGSKWTFENITLSLRRPSHGGVALSLGEEGARPWSLRATIGPAENGVRSVDIRADKVSTANILLALRVKDLTYTADLPLTGELKGELGRDGVPTFFRGKIAVGSGNIIDTDTPDYPMAIDSAEINIEWDANRRVLVAPFKILSGANRLTLLAHLEPPNGTVNDWQLGFSGGSILLGGIDNEPPLVFNRIAIGFRFDTDHKRMLLTQADISNGEIGVAGTGAIDYSGEPRLTLGFAGTPMSASALKRMWPTLVVPELREWVIERIERGTLQRIEIGVNSPTRNLPRKGPPIPDDGLSVNIVASGVAVRPVDGMPVVHDADLRARVTGRTATVNIGQGIADTPAGRKVTISDFVFEVPDMAPKPSPSRTRFRVDGPVPAAAEMLSNDRLSDLSSTVVDPNTSKGTFTANIQLGLPVKGELTKADTTYAVTADLNGFAADKLVMNQKLEANNLKIVANNQGYQVKGDVKINGQAASLDYRKPTEGDADVRLQATLDDASRARLGFDLSPAVSGSLPIKLSGKIASGPDQTTKLGVEADLTSVKLDNILPGWVKLPGKSGKASFKVVPTAQSTRLEDIVIEGGGASIKGSLEVDPSGDLMNANFPVYAPSDGDKTTLKVERGQDGVVRGTMRGDVFDGRGFLKSAISGNSKDDGKNKMKNVDFDIDVKLGAVAGFNGEAMRSVDAKMSRRNGTVKAFTLNGKIGRDTPVAADLRGGRAQGNREVIYLQTNDAGALLRFTDTYTKAVGGQMVVAMEPPTSEPNTSREGLINVRDFTVKGEAQLERVAAGAPNGTGNGVSFSALRAEFTRQNGALTIRDGVVKGPMIGATIEGSIDYPGNQVCMSGTFVPMYGVNNIFGQIPLFGIFLGGGNNEGLIGVTYEVVGTPAAPVMRVNPISAMAPGLFRKIFEFNTGKQNSPFDEFPSQSNDGSTGSTRQLSSGCNLARR; encoded by the coding sequence ATGCCGGCGCGGGGAGCTTCGCTTCCCGTGGATGGCTGCGGTCCCGGCGGCGCTCAATCCTACGACGGGCGCCTGTATCGAGAGGCAATGGCAAGGAATACGTCGCCCCAGGACTACAATCGGGATTTCGATCGGCGCGGCGGCCAACAAGAGCCGCAGGAATGGGACGATGCCGACTGGGATCCGGATCAGGAAGCGGCGGCGGGCCATCGGGCGCGCCGGCTGTTGTCGCGTTCCAGTTCAGGCTTCCATCGCTTCGGTGACGGGTTTGGGGCGTTGCGCCGCTGGCTGGGCGGCGGCCGCTGGCTGAAGCGGCTGGCCATCGTGGTCGGGGCTCTCGCCGTCATCTTCGTCGGCTGCTTCGGCGCGCTGTGGTGGCGGCTTGGCGCAGGTCCCATCAATCTCGACATCGCGACGCCGTGGCTCGCCGCCGCCATCGAGGACAATATCGGCCACGGCAACACCGTGGAGGTCGGCGGCACCCAGATCGAGCGGGCCGGGCGAGTCCGCATCGCCGTGCGCATCCGAGACATCATCGTGCGCGACCACGACCACGTCATCGTCGCCACCGCGCCGAAGGCCGAGGTGAAGCTGTCGGGTGCAGGTCTCCTGATGGGGCATTTGCGCGCGGAAAGCCTCAACCTCGTCGATGCCGAGCTCGCGATCCGGATCGCGCCGGACGGCACCGTCACCGTGTCGGCCGGCGACACCGCAAAGCCGCTGGCCACCGGTGTCGCATCCAAGAAGGACGCGGGCCTGCCACCGACATTCCCGCGCAACGGTGTTCCGCCGCCGCCCTTTGCCACGGCGCCTGCGGGCCAGGACTCATCCCAAGCCGCGTCGCAAGCCGCACCGCCGGCAACCGCGCAGAGCGGCATTCTTCAGGGCCTCGACTGGCTCGACAGCCTGAGCATGACCGGCCTCGACGGCCAGAACCTCAACGAGATCGGTCTGAAGAACGGCAATCTGATCGTCGACGATCAGCAGCGCGGCAGCAAATGGACGTTTGAGAACATCACGCTCAGCCTGCGCCGGCCGAGCCACGGCGGCGTCGCGCTCAGCCTCGGCGAGGAGGGCGCGCGCCCGTGGTCGCTGCGTGCCACGATCGGCCCTGCCGAGAACGGCGTGCGCTCGGTCGACATCCGCGCCGACAAGGTCTCAACCGCCAACATCCTGCTGGCGCTGCGGGTCAAGGACCTCACCTATACCGCCGACCTGCCGCTGACCGGCGAGCTCAAGGGCGAGCTCGGCCGCGACGGCGTGCCGACCTTCTTCCGCGGCAAGATCGCAGTCGGCTCGGGCAACATCATCGACACCGACACGCCTGACTATCCGATGGCGATCGACTCCGCCGAGATCAACATCGAGTGGGACGCCAATCGGCGCGTGCTGGTCGCTCCGTTCAAGATCCTCTCGGGCGCGAACCGGCTGACCCTTCTGGCCCATCTCGAGCCGCCCAACGGCACCGTCAACGACTGGCAGCTCGGTTTCAGTGGCGGCTCGATCCTGCTCGGCGGCATCGACAACGAACCGCCGCTGGTCTTCAACCGGATCGCGATCGGCTTCCGCTTCGACACCGACCACAAGCGCATGCTGCTGACGCAGGCCGATATCAGCAATGGCGAGATCGGCGTCGCCGGCACCGGTGCCATCGACTATTCGGGCGAGCCGCGGCTGACGCTGGGCTTTGCGGGAACGCCGATGTCGGCCTCCGCGCTCAAGCGGATGTGGCCGACGCTTGTCGTGCCCGAGTTGCGCGAATGGGTGATCGAGCGGATCGAGCGCGGCACGCTCCAGCGCATCGAGATCGGTGTCAATTCGCCGACCAGGAACCTTCCGCGCAAGGGCCCGCCGATTCCCGACGACGGCCTGTCGGTCAACATCGTGGCGAGCGGCGTTGCGGTTCGCCCCGTGGACGGCATGCCGGTGGTGCACGATGCCGATTTGAGGGCGCGGGTGACCGGGCGCACCGCGACCGTGAATATCGGGCAGGGCATTGCCGATACGCCGGCGGGCCGCAAGGTCACGATCTCCGACTTCGTCTTCGAGGTGCCGGACATGGCGCCCAAGCCCTCGCCGTCGCGAACCAGGTTCCGCGTCGACGGTCCGGTGCCGGCTGCGGCCGAAATGCTCTCCAATGATCGCCTGAGCGACCTGTCGTCGACCGTCGTCGATCCCAACACCAGCAAGGGGACGTTCACGGCCAACATCCAGCTCGGCCTGCCGGTCAAGGGCGAGCTGACCAAGGCCGACACCACCTACGCTGTGACCGCCGATCTCAACGGCTTTGCCGCCGACAAGCTGGTGATGAACCAGAAGCTCGAGGCCAACAACCTCAAGATCGTCGCCAACAACCAGGGCTATCAGGTCAAGGGCGACGTCAAGATCAATGGGCAGGCGGCCTCGCTCGACTATCGCAAGCCCACCGAGGGCGATGCTGACGTCAGATTGCAGGCGACGCTGGACGATGCGAGCCGTGCGCGCCTCGGCTTCGATCTGAGCCCCGCTGTCAGCGGATCGCTGCCGATCAAGCTGTCGGGCAAGATCGCCAGCGGCCCCGACCAGACGACCAAGCTCGGTGTCGAGGCCGACCTGACCTCGGTCAAGCTCGACAACATCCTGCCCGGCTGGGTCAAGCTGCCGGGCAAATCGGGCAAGGCCAGCTTCAAGGTGGTGCCGACGGCACAATCGACGCGTCTGGAGGACATCGTCATCGAAGGCGGTGGCGCCTCGATCAAGGGCTCGCTGGAAGTCGATCCGAGCGGCGATCTCATGAACGCGAACTTCCCGGTCTATGCGCCGTCCGACGGCGACAAGACCACCTTGAAGGTGGAGCGTGGTCAGGACGGCGTGGTGCGGGGAACGATGCGCGGGGACGTGTTCGACGGCCGCGGTTTCCTGAAGTCGGCGATCTCGGGCAATTCCAAGGACGACGGCAAGAACAAGATGAAGAACGTCGATTTCGACATCGACGTGAAGCTCGGTGCCGTCGCTGGCTTCAACGGCGAGGCGATGCGCAGCGTCGATGCCAAAATGTCGCGGCGGAACGGCACGGTCAAAGCCTTTACGCTGAACGGCAAGATCGGCCGCGACACGCCGGTGGCAGCCGATTTGCGTGGCGGCCGCGCCCAGGGCAACCGCGAGGTGATCTACCTCCAGACCAACGATGCCGGCGCGCTGCTGCGCTTCACCGACACCTACACCAAGGCAGTCGGCGGCCAGATGGTAGTGGCGATGGAGCCGCCGACGTCGGAGCCGAACACCTCGCGCGAGGGCCTCATCAACGTCCGCGATTTCACCGTGAAGGGCGAGGCGCAGCTCGAGCGCGTTGCCGCCGGCGCGCCGAACGGCACCGGCAACGGCGTCTCCTTCAGCGCGCTGCGCGCCGAGTTCACGCGCCAGAACGGCGCGCTGACGATCCGCGACGGCGTCGTGAAGGGCCCGATGATCGGCGCCACCATCGAAGGCTCGATCGACTATCCCGGCAACCAGGTGTGCATGAGCGGCACCTTCGTGCCGATGTATGGCGTCAACAACATCTTCGGCCAGATCCCGCTGTT